Proteins encoded by one window of Engraulis encrasicolus isolate BLACKSEA-1 chromosome 21, IST_EnEncr_1.0, whole genome shotgun sequence:
- the tifa gene encoding TRAF-interacting protein with FHA domain-containing protein A codes for MAVCQSSETDELLTCLRVQLYHPEPHSLFANLPMNQRLRREAEDPLRLGRTAGACEFILNDNRVSRKQLSLQAFRRPGSTEMRFNVQNLSRRKPGLQVNGIDVGYLNIAELPDKALVRFGRYELLILREVGDCESHFEVLFEWRGVPPSQEMGLGAADRVAVMESGVAALALSPPATPGGDDPSTLRVMDVPRSNNVPSESDENFLTCTGHTKN; via the exons ATGGCGGTGTGTCAGTCATCTGAGACGGACGAGCTTCTGACCTGCCTCCGCGTGCAGCTGTACCACCCCGAGCCACACAGCCTCTTCGCCAACCTGCCCATGAACCAGAGGCTGCGGCGAGAGGCCGAGGACCCGCTGCGACTGGGGCGCACGGCCGGCGCCTGCGAGTTCATCCTCAACGACAACCGGGTGTCCCGGAAGCAGCTGTCCCtgcag GCTTTCCGACGCCCAGGGAGCACCGAGATGCGCTTCAACGTCCAGAACCTCAGCCGACGCAAGCCGGGCCTACAGGTCAACGGCATAGACGTCGGGTATCTGAACATAGCCGAGCTGCCCGACAAGGCCCTGGTTCGCTTCGGGCGCTACGAGCTGCTGATCTTGCGTGAGGTGGGAGATTGCGAGAGCCACTTTGAGGTGCTGTTCGAGTGGCGAGGGGTGCCGCCGTCGCAGGAGATGGGGCTCGGGGCGGCCGATAGAGTGGCCGTGATGGAGTCGGGAGTTGCTGCCCTGGCACTTTCTCCTCCTGCGACACCAGGTGGAGATGATCCGTCCACGCTGCGGGTGATGGACGTTCCTCGTTCCAACAATGTACCGTCGGAATCGGACGAGAATTTCTTAACCTGCACTGGTCATAcgaagaattga